A single region of the Winslowiella toletana genome encodes:
- the barA gene encoding two-component sensor histidine kinase BarA, whose protein sequence is MTKYSLRARMMILILAPTLMIGLLLSTFFVVHRYNELQRQLVDAGANIIEPLAVASEYGMTFHSRESVRQLVSLLHRRHSDIVRAITVFNDKNQLFVTSNYQLNPDLLRIPDNQQLPTSISIERRGNAMILRTPIVSESYYPDESPGHDAKPTGNPLGYVAIELDLQSVRLQQYKEVFISTLLLLFCLCIAMLFAYRLMRDVTGPIRNMVSTVDRIRRGQLDSRVEGYMLGELDVLKNGINSMAMSLTAYHEEMQQNIDQATSDLRETLEQMEIQNVELDLAKKRAQEAARIKSEFLANMSHELRTPLNGVIGFTRQTLKTPLNVTQRDYMHTIERSANNLLSIINDVLDFSKLEAGKLVLETIPFPLRATLDETVVLLAQAAHEKGLELTINIQGDVPDNVIGDPLRLQQIVTNLLGNAIKFTERGNIDIRIEKRSQGNNKIELEVQVHDTGIGISEKQQSQLFQAFRQADASISRRHGGTGLGLVITQKLVNEMGGDISFHSRLNHGSTFWFHVNLELNPNAASDPRALDCLQGKRMAYVEANPAAAQATLDILSATPMCVSYSTSINGLSESHYDVLLMGIPVMQSQNTEISDELLDSLLERTDCLILALPCQMQIYAEELKARGVDGCMIKPVSMTRLIPLFLDLLARKLYDLPVRSRLPLTVMAVDDNPANLKLIGALLEEQVDHIVLCDSGEKSIKQARAQKLDIILMDIQMPEIDGIRASEIIRELPQHVNTPIVAVTAHAIDGERERLIKAGMNDYLAKPIDEVKLSHLLARYSPGVQRDMPLLPQVSPSLDWQLALRQAANKTDLARDLLQMLVDFLPEVREKVEQNLRDNNTIGLRDMIHKLHGSASYSGVPRLKQLCQQLEHHLRLDADLITIEPELLELLDEMENVVGLAKEVLSRLLPQA, encoded by the coding sequence ATGACCAAATACAGCCTGCGGGCAAGAATGATGATTTTAATACTGGCACCGACCTTAATGATCGGGCTGCTGCTCAGTACCTTTTTTGTCGTTCACCGCTATAACGAATTGCAGCGCCAGCTGGTGGATGCAGGTGCCAATATTATTGAACCGCTGGCGGTCGCCAGTGAATATGGCATGACGTTTCACAGTCGCGAATCGGTGCGTCAGTTAGTCAGCCTGCTGCATCGCCGCCACTCGGATATCGTGCGCGCCATAACCGTGTTTAATGATAAAAATCAGCTGTTCGTCACCTCGAATTATCAGCTTAATCCCGATCTGTTGCGCATTCCCGACAATCAGCAGCTTCCTACCTCAATCTCAATAGAGCGACGCGGCAACGCAATGATCCTGCGCACGCCGATTGTCTCGGAAAGTTATTATCCCGATGAATCACCAGGGCACGATGCTAAACCGACCGGTAATCCACTCGGCTATGTCGCCATTGAACTGGATCTGCAATCGGTGCGTTTACAGCAGTACAAAGAGGTATTTATCTCTACCCTGCTGCTGCTGTTCTGCCTGTGTATCGCCATGCTGTTTGCCTACCGTTTGATGCGCGACGTGACCGGGCCGATTCGCAATATGGTCAGTACCGTAGACCGCATCCGACGTGGCCAGCTCGACAGCCGGGTCGAGGGCTATATGCTTGGCGAGCTGGACGTGCTGAAAAACGGTATCAACTCGATGGCAATGTCGCTGACCGCCTATCACGAAGAGATGCAGCAAAATATCGATCAGGCCACCTCCGATCTGCGTGAAACGCTGGAACAGATGGAGATTCAGAACGTAGAGCTCGACCTGGCGAAGAAGCGCGCTCAGGAAGCGGCGCGTATTAAATCTGAATTCCTCGCCAATATGTCGCATGAATTGCGTACTCCGCTCAACGGAGTCATTGGTTTTACCCGCCAGACGCTGAAAACGCCGCTTAACGTCACCCAGCGTGACTATATGCATACCATTGAGCGCTCGGCCAATAACCTGCTCAGCATTATTAACGACGTTCTCGACTTTTCGAAGCTGGAAGCTGGCAAACTGGTGCTGGAAACCATTCCATTCCCGCTGCGCGCCACGCTGGATGAAACCGTAGTGCTGCTGGCTCAGGCCGCTCATGAGAAAGGTCTGGAGCTGACCATCAATATTCAGGGCGACGTGCCGGATAACGTCATTGGCGATCCGCTACGCCTGCAGCAAATTGTCACCAACCTGCTGGGGAATGCGATTAAGTTTACCGAACGCGGCAACATCGATATCCGCATTGAAAAACGATCGCAGGGCAATAATAAGATCGAACTGGAAGTTCAGGTGCATGATACCGGCATTGGCATTTCGGAAAAGCAGCAGTCGCAGCTGTTCCAGGCATTTCGTCAGGCTGATGCCAGTATCTCCCGCCGCCACGGCGGTACCGGATTAGGGCTGGTGATTACGCAAAAGCTGGTCAATGAAATGGGTGGTGATATCTCTTTTCACAGCAGGCTGAATCACGGTTCAACCTTCTGGTTTCATGTCAATCTGGAACTTAATCCGAACGCTGCCAGCGATCCACGCGCGCTTGACTGCCTGCAAGGTAAGCGCATGGCTTATGTTGAAGCCAACCCGGCGGCAGCACAGGCTACGCTGGATATTCTCAGCGCGACCCCAATGTGCGTCAGCTACAGCACCTCGATTAACGGCTTGTCGGAAAGCCATTACGATGTGCTGCTGATGGGAATTCCGGTAATGCAAAGCCAGAATACGGAGATTTCGGATGAACTGCTGGATTCATTACTGGAGCGCACCGATTGCCTGATTCTGGCGCTGCCGTGCCAGATGCAGATTTATGCTGAAGAGCTAAAAGCGCGTGGTGTTGATGGCTGCATGATTAAGCCAGTGTCAATGACGCGCCTGATCCCGCTGTTTCTCGATCTACTGGCGCGTAAACTCTACGATCTGCCGGTACGCAGCCGCCTGCCACTGACGGTAATGGCAGTGGATGATAATCCGGCCAACCTGAAACTGATCGGCGCCTTACTCGAAGAGCAGGTTGACCATATCGTGTTATGTGACAGCGGTGAGAAGTCGATTAAGCAGGCGCGCGCGCAGAAGCTGGATATTATTCTGATGGATATTCAGATGCCGGAAATCGACGGCATTCGCGCCAGTGAAATCATTCGTGAGCTGCCACAGCACGTTAATACTCCGATTGTTGCCGTTACCGCTCATGCCATTGATGGCGAACGCGAGCGGCTGATTAAAGCGGGCATGAATGATTATCTGGCTAAACCGATTGATGAGGTAAAACTCAGCCATCTGCTGGCGCGTTATTCTCCGGGTGTGCAACGCGACATGCCACTGCTGCCGCAGGTTTCTCCTTCTCTCGACTGGCAACTGGCGCTGCGACAGGCGGCCAACAAAACCGATCTGGCGCGCGATCTGTTGCAAATGCTGGTCGATTTTCTGCCGGAAGTACGAGAAAAAGTTGAGCAAAATCTGCGTGATAATAACACCATCGGCCTGCGTGACATGATTCACAAGCTGCACGGCAGCGCCAGTTACAGCGGCGTGCCCCGACTGAAGCAATTGTGTCAGCAGCTTGAGCATCATCTACGGTTGGATGCCGACCTCATAACCATCGAGCCAGAACTGCTGGAGTTACTGGATGAGATGGAAAATGTGGTTGGATTGGCGAAAGAAGTGTTGAGTCGGCTGTTGCCGCAAGCCTGA
- a CDS encoding glycerate kinase, protein MKIVIAPDSYKESLSALQVATEIEAGFREIFPDAQYVKLPVADGGEGTVEAMVAATEGKIVRLNVTGPLGEQVEAFYGLSGDESCAFIEMAAASGLELVPAAQRDPLITTSWGTGELIRNALDNGVQHFIIGIGGSATNDGGAGMVQALGARLLDKQGQQIGYGGGELTQLDSIDISQLDKRIRDCRFEVACDVTNPLTGDEGASAVFGPQKGATPQLVAQLDRALEHYAKIIQRDLDIDVLHVPGGGAAGGMGAALQAFCHAELRRGIEIVTEALGLDALVQDATLVITGEGRIDSQTIHGKVPIGVAKVAKRYNKPVIGIAGSLTEDVGIVHQHGLDAVFSVIYSICTLEEALDNAAENVRMTARNIAASIAIGRATGN, encoded by the coding sequence ATGAAAATAGTTATCGCACCGGATTCATATAAAGAGAGTTTATCCGCCTTACAGGTCGCCACGGAGATAGAGGCGGGCTTTCGTGAAATTTTTCCTGACGCGCAATACGTGAAGCTGCCGGTTGCGGATGGCGGCGAAGGAACGGTTGAAGCGATGGTGGCGGCGACGGAGGGGAAGATCGTCAGGCTGAACGTGACCGGCCCGCTGGGTGAGCAGGTCGAAGCGTTTTATGGTCTTTCCGGTGATGAAAGCTGTGCCTTTATCGAAATGGCCGCCGCCAGCGGCTTAGAGTTGGTACCGGCGGCGCAGCGCGATCCGTTAATTACCACCTCATGGGGAACCGGTGAATTGATCCGCAATGCGCTGGATAACGGCGTGCAGCATTTTATAATTGGCATCGGCGGCAGTGCGACTAATGATGGCGGCGCAGGGATGGTGCAGGCGCTTGGCGCACGGCTGCTGGATAAGCAGGGTCAGCAAATTGGTTATGGCGGTGGTGAGCTTACTCAGCTGGACAGCATTGATATCAGCCAGCTGGATAAGCGCATCCGTGATTGCCGGTTTGAAGTCGCCTGTGACGTGACCAATCCCCTGACCGGTGATGAAGGCGCATCGGCAGTTTTCGGCCCGCAGAAGGGGGCGACGCCGCAGCTGGTGGCACAGCTGGATCGGGCACTGGAACACTATGCGAAAATTATTCAGCGCGATCTGGATATCGATGTGCTGCATGTGCCGGGCGGTGGTGCTGCCGGTGGTATGGGCGCCGCGCTACAGGCTTTTTGCCATGCGGAACTGCGCCGCGGCATTGAGATAGTTACCGAGGCATTGGGGCTGGACGCACTGGTGCAGGACGCCACGCTGGTGATTACCGGCGAGGGGCGTATCGACAGTCAGACCATTCACGGTAAGGTGCCGATCGGCGTGGCAAAAGTGGCGAAGCGCTATAACAAGCCGGTTATTGGTATTGCCGGTAGCCTGACCGAAGATGTCGGAATAGTACACCAGCATGGTCTGGATGCGGTTTTCAGTGTGATCTACAGTATTTGTACGCTGGAAGAGGCGCTGGATAACGCTGCAGAGAATGTGCGGATGACCGCGCGTAATATTGCCGCGAGTATCGCGATTGGGCGCGCGACAGGCAATTAA
- the garR gene encoding 2-hydroxy-3-oxopropionate reductase: protein MKIGFIGLGIMGKPMSKNLLKAGYSVVVRDHNVENEAELVDAGATVAKSAKAVAEQCEVIITMLPNSPQVKQAALGEDGIIDGAKPGTVVIDMSSIAPLASREIHDELAKKNIRLLDAPVSGGEPKAIDGTLSVMVGGDKALFDQCYDIMKAMAGSVVHTGEIGAGNVTKLANQVIVALNIAAMSEALTLATKAGVNPDLVYQAIRGGLAGSTVLDAKAPMVMDRNFKPGFRIDLHIKDLANALDTSHGVGAQLPLTAAVMEMMQALKADGLGTADHSALACYYEKLARVEVSR from the coding sequence ATGAAAATTGGATTTATTGGTCTTGGCATCATGGGTAAGCCAATGAGTAAAAACCTGCTGAAGGCGGGTTACAGCGTGGTGGTGCGCGATCACAATGTCGAAAATGAGGCTGAACTGGTCGATGCCGGTGCCACCGTGGCGAAAAGCGCAAAAGCGGTAGCGGAACAGTGTGAAGTGATCATTACCATGCTGCCAAATTCGCCGCAGGTTAAGCAGGCGGCGCTGGGTGAAGATGGCATTATTGACGGTGCGAAGCCGGGCACAGTAGTGATCGATATGAGCTCTATCGCGCCGCTTGCCAGCCGTGAAATTCATGATGAGCTGGCGAAGAAAAATATTCGCCTGCTGGATGCGCCGGTCAGCGGCGGTGAACCTAAAGCGATCGACGGCACGCTGTCGGTAATGGTCGGCGGTGATAAAGCGTTGTTTGATCAATGCTATGACATCATGAAAGCGATGGCCGGTTCGGTGGTGCATACCGGTGAAATTGGTGCCGGCAATGTGACCAAGCTGGCGAATCAGGTGATTGTGGCGCTGAATATTGCCGCGATGTCCGAGGCGCTGACGCTGGCTACTAAAGCCGGAGTTAATCCGGATCTGGTGTATCAGGCGATTCGCGGTGGACTGGCAGGCAGCACGGTGCTGGATGCCAAAGCGCCAATGGTGATGGATCGTAACTTCAAGCCGGGTTTTCGTATCGATTTGCATATCAAAGACCTCGCCAATGCGCTGGATACTTCCCACGGCGTCGGCGCGCAGCTGCCGCTGACCGCCGCGGTAATGGAGATGATGCAGGCGTTAAAAGCCGATGGTCTGGGCACTGCCGACCACAGCGCACTGGCCTGCTATTATGAGAAGTTAGCCAGGGTTGAAGTCTCACGGTAA
- the garL gene encoding 2-dehydro-3-deoxyglucarate aldolase — MSETHYPNRFRQRLLSGETLIGSWCGLANPITTEVLGLAGFDWLLLDGEHAPNDITTFVPQLMALKGSPSAPVVRPPCNEPVIIKRLLDIGFYNLLIPFVETEEEARRAVASTRYPPAGIRGVSVSHRSNMYGSQADYNLTINDNISVLVQIETQQAVDNIDAIAAVDGVDGIFVGPGDLSAALGYLGQPAHPEVVKVIKYIFDRAKAAGKPSGILAPVETDARRYLEWGAGFVAVGSDLGVFRAATQALCDRFKK; from the coding sequence ATGAGCGAGACACATTATCCCAACCGTTTTCGTCAGCGCCTGCTGAGCGGTGAAACCTTGATCGGCAGCTGGTGTGGGCTGGCGAATCCAATTACCACCGAAGTGTTGGGATTAGCCGGATTTGACTGGTTATTGCTGGACGGTGAGCACGCACCCAACGACATCACCACTTTTGTCCCACAGCTGATGGCGCTGAAAGGCAGCCCGAGCGCGCCAGTTGTGCGTCCGCCGTGCAATGAGCCGGTGATTATTAAACGCCTGCTGGATATCGGTTTTTATAACCTGCTGATTCCGTTCGTTGAAACGGAAGAGGAAGCGCGGCGGGCGGTCGCTTCTACGCGTTATCCACCGGCGGGCATTCGTGGCGTTTCGGTTTCGCACCGTAGCAATATGTATGGCAGCCAGGCAGATTACAACCTGACGATTAATGACAACATCAGCGTGCTGGTGCAGATCGAAACTCAGCAGGCGGTGGATAACATTGATGCCATTGCTGCGGTTGACGGGGTTGATGGCATTTTCGTCGGCCCGGGCGATCTCTCTGCGGCGCTCGGTTATCTCGGCCAGCCGGCACATCCTGAAGTGGTAAAAGTCATTAAGTATATTTTTGACCGCGCCAAAGCCGCCGGCAAGCCGAGTGGCATTCTGGCACCGGTGGAGACTGATGCCCGTCGTTACCTCGAGTGGGGTGCCGGTTTCGTGGCGGTAGGCAGTGATTTAGGCGTATTTCGTGCCGCCACTCAGGCGTTGTGCGACCGTTTTAAAAAATAA
- the gudD gene encoding glucarate dehydratase: protein MNQQSATPLIKSLQVIPVAGYDSMLLNLSGAHAPFFTRNIVIIKDNAGHTGVGEIPGGEKIRQTLVESEALLTGKGIGEYKNLLSEVRNTFADRDASGRGNQTFDLRTTIHVVTGIEAALLDLLGQHLGVNVASLLGDGQQRDRVEMLGYLFYVGDRRKTSLPYQSQSDEQCDWYRLRHEEALTPDSVVRLAEAAYEKYGFNDFKLKGGVLAGSEEAEAVTALAKRFPQARITLDPNGAWSLNEAIELGKQLRGVLAYAEDPCGAEQGYSGREVMAEFRRATGLPTATNMIATDWRQMGHTLSLQSVDIPLADPHFWTMQGSVRVAQMCHDFGLTWGSHSNNHFDISLAMFTHVAAAAPGTITAIDTHWIWQEGNQRLTRQPLQIKGGMVQVPQQPGLGVELDMDQVMNAHALYLKHGLGARDDAQAMQFLVPDWRFDNKRPCLVR from the coding sequence ATGAATCAACAGAGTGCGACACCATTAATTAAATCACTTCAGGTCATTCCGGTGGCCGGTTACGACAGTATGCTGCTGAATCTGAGTGGTGCGCATGCGCCATTCTTTACCCGTAACATTGTGATTATAAAAGATAATGCCGGACATACCGGCGTCGGTGAAATTCCCGGTGGCGAGAAAATTCGCCAGACTTTGGTTGAGTCGGAAGCCCTGCTGACCGGTAAAGGTATTGGTGAGTACAAAAACCTGCTGAGCGAAGTGCGCAACACCTTTGCCGATCGCGATGCCAGCGGACGCGGTAACCAGACTTTCGATTTGCGCACCACCATACATGTGGTGACCGGTATTGAAGCGGCGCTGCTCGATCTGTTGGGCCAGCACCTGGGCGTCAATGTCGCCAGCTTATTAGGCGATGGTCAGCAGCGCGATCGCGTAGAGATGCTGGGCTATCTGTTTTACGTTGGCGACCGCCGTAAAACCTCACTGCCATATCAGAGCCAGAGCGACGAGCAGTGCGACTGGTATCGTCTGCGCCACGAAGAGGCCCTGACGCCAGACAGCGTGGTGCGGCTGGCCGAAGCGGCATATGAAAAATACGGCTTTAATGACTTTAAATTAAAGGGTGGGGTGCTGGCAGGCAGTGAAGAAGCCGAAGCGGTCACCGCGCTGGCAAAACGCTTTCCGCAGGCACGGATTACCCTCGATCCGAATGGTGCATGGTCGCTGAATGAAGCGATTGAATTAGGGAAGCAGTTACGTGGGGTACTGGCCTATGCTGAAGATCCTTGCGGGGCTGAACAGGGGTATTCCGGGCGTGAAGTGATGGCGGAGTTCCGTCGCGCCACCGGTTTGCCGACGGCCACCAATATGATTGCCACCGACTGGCGGCAGATGGGGCATACGCTCTCTTTACAGTCGGTGGATATTCCGCTGGCCGATCCGCATTTCTGGACCATGCAAGGTTCGGTTCGCGTTGCGCAAATGTGCCACGACTTCGGCCTGACCTGGGGTTCTCACTCAAATAACCATTTCGATATTTCGCTGGCGATGTTTACCCATGTTGCCGCCGCCGCGCCGGGCACTATTACCGCCATTGATACCCACTGGATTTGGCAGGAGGGCAATCAGCGCCTGACCAGACAACCTCTGCAAATCAAGGGCGGCATGGTGCAGGTACCGCAACAGCCGGGGCTGGGCGTCGAGCTGGATATGGATCAGGTGATGAATGCCCATGCGCTGTATCTAAAACATGGTCTTGGCGCACGCGATGATGCGCAGGCGATGCAGTTCCTGGTGCCTGACTGGCGCTTTGATAATAAACGTCCTTGTCTGGTGCGCTAA
- a CDS encoding enolase C-terminal domain-like protein: MSTQSTPVITDMKVIPVAGYDSMLLNIGGAHGAFFTRNIVVLTDSAGHTGVGEAPGGEVIYQTLVDAIDRVKGHEVARMNRLVQQVHQGNQSADFDTFGKGAWTFELRVNAVAALEAALLDLLGQCLNVPVAELMGPGQQRDEVTVLGYLFYIGDREKTDLPYLRGESASHDWYHLRHQQAMDSAAIVRLAEAAQDKYGFKDFKLKGGVLRGEQEIDAAKALKKRFPDARITVDPNGAWLLDEAIALCKGMQDVLTYAEDPCGAEQGYSGREVMAEFRRATGLPVATNMIATNWREMNHALMLNAVDIPLADPHFWTLSGAVRVAQLCDEWGLTWGCHSNNHFDISLAMFTHVGAAAPGKPTAIDTHWIWQEGDQRLTKQPLQIRNGKIAVPDKPGLGIELDWQRVEQAHALYKQLPGGSRNDAAAMQYLVPDWKFDRKRPAFGR; encoded by the coding sequence ATGAGCACGCAAAGCACGCCGGTGATCACTGATATGAAAGTTATCCCGGTCGCCGGTTATGACAGCATGCTGCTGAATATCGGTGGCGCACACGGCGCCTTCTTCACCCGCAATATTGTGGTGCTGACCGACAGTGCCGGTCATACCGGCGTCGGTGAAGCGCCGGGCGGCGAAGTGATTTATCAGACGCTGGTCGATGCTATCGATCGGGTTAAAGGACACGAAGTGGCGCGGATGAACCGGCTGGTGCAGCAGGTGCATCAGGGGAATCAGTCAGCTGATTTCGATACCTTTGGAAAAGGTGCCTGGACTTTCGAACTGCGGGTGAATGCGGTGGCGGCGCTGGAAGCAGCCCTGTTGGATCTGCTTGGTCAGTGCCTGAATGTACCGGTAGCCGAGCTAATGGGGCCGGGCCAGCAGCGCGATGAAGTGACGGTGCTGGGCTATCTGTTCTATATCGGTGACCGGGAAAAAACCGATCTGCCTTACCTGCGCGGGGAAAGCGCCAGTCACGACTGGTATCACCTGCGCCACCAGCAAGCAATGGACAGCGCGGCGATTGTGCGGCTGGCCGAGGCGGCGCAGGACAAATATGGCTTCAAAGATTTCAAGTTGAAAGGCGGCGTACTGCGTGGTGAACAGGAAATCGATGCGGCTAAAGCGCTGAAAAAGCGCTTTCCTGACGCGCGTATTACCGTCGACCCCAACGGTGCCTGGCTACTGGACGAGGCGATTGCCCTGTGCAAAGGGATGCAGGATGTCCTGACCTATGCCGAAGATCCCTGCGGGGCTGAGCAGGGCTATTCCGGGCGCGAAGTGATGGCGGAGTTTCGGCGCGCCACCGGCTTGCCGGTAGCGACCAATATGATCGCTACCAACTGGCGTGAGATGAATCACGCGCTAATGCTGAATGCGGTGGATATTCCACTGGCTGATCCGCACTTCTGGACGCTGAGCGGCGCGGTGCGCGTGGCGCAGCTGTGCGATGAGTGGGGCCTGACCTGGGGCTGTCACTCCAATAATCATTTCGATATTTCGCTGGCGATGTTTACCCATGTCGGTGCCGCTGCGCCGGGCAAGCCGACCGCAATTGATACTCACTGGATCTGGCAGGAAGGCGACCAACGGCTCACCAAACAGCCGCTGCAAATTCGCAATGGCAAGATTGCGGTGCCGGATAAGCCGGGGCTGGGAATTGAACTGGACTGGCAGCGGGTCGAACAGGCACACGCGCTGTATAAGCAGCTACCGGGTGGCTCACGCAACGATGCTGCGGCGATGCAGTATCTGGTTCCCGACTGGAAATTTGATCGTAAGCGTCCGGCATTTGGCCGCTGA